From Papaver somniferum cultivar HN1 unplaced genomic scaffold, ASM357369v1 unplaced-scaffold_16, whole genome shotgun sequence, a single genomic window includes:
- the LOC113337381 gene encoding uncharacterized protein LOC113337381 encodes MMRYSSWDIKQICGYKNVGWTLQQSFGSSGGMLILWDRDFVEVCGSLVGEYTLSIHCTNKSDNFQWILTNVYGPNKPVERTDFWIELDDVYRYWSNLPWCIGGDFNTITKCDEKKNCRKITRSMLKFNKFIVEHDLIDLPLKGARYTWSNGQSNPVMCRLDRFLISPSFEQHYPLVSQLAKARPTSDHIPLLLDISDPTWGPIPFRFEVMWFLENVFLQLLKDWWSSFCFAGTPSTVLWLKLKALKEKLKIWNKEVFGHTNTRLKSILYDIQKLDDLAENQVLSEEERNAQLQNKAYFEKITRMEEVSWRIKSNTKWLKEGDRNTSFFISNASTRRRHNRIRQLYIGSELVSDRIKLQTHIVDYYKNLFTEEEIIKPDLVGIEFNSITHMEAETIDADFSEEEVIQAIRDLGNDKALGPDGFPIMFFQKCWHFIKEDIMGTVN; translated from the coding sequence ATGATGCGCTATTCATCTTGGGATATCAAGCAGATTTGTGGTTATAAGAATGTTGGATGGACATTACAACAATCTTTTGGAAGCTCTGGAGGTATGTTAATTCTTTGGGATAGAGATTTTGTTGAAGTTTGTGGCTCTCTTGTTGGTGAATATACCCTTTCCATTCACTGTACAAATAAGTCTGATAACTTCCAATGGATCCTCACAAACGTTTACGGCCCAAATAAACCAGTTGAGAGAACTGATTTTTGGATAGAGCTTGATGACGTGTATAGATATTGGAGTAATCTACCTTGGTGTATTGGTGGTGACTTCAACACAATAACCAAGTGTGACGAGAAAAAGAATTGCAGAAAGATCACAAGAAGTATGTTGAAGTTCAACAAGTTTATAGTTGAACATGATCTTATTGACTTACCTTTAAAGGGAGCTAGATATACTTGGTCAAATGGTCAATCAAACCCTGTAATGTGCAGATTAGACAGGTTTCTTATCTCTCCTTCCTTTGAACAACACTATCCTCTTGTTTCCCAATTAGCCAAAGCCAGACCTACCTCAGACCATATACCATTACTACTAGATATCTCAGATCCTACTTGGGGCCCTATTCCTTTTAGGTTTGAAGTTATGTGGTTCTTGGAGAACGTATTTTTACAACTTTTGAAAGATTGGTGGAgttctttttgttttgcaggtactccTAGCACTGTGTTGTGGCTGAAGCTGAAGGCCCTTAAGGAGAAATTAAAAATCTGGAACAAGGAAGTATTTGGTCACACCAATACGAGGCTGAAATCTATTCTCTACGATATTCAAAAACTAGATGACCTTGCTGAGAATCAAGTACTCTCTGAAGAGGAAAGGAATGCACAACTTCAAAACAAAGCGTACTTTGAGAAGATTACAAGGATGGAAGAAGTATCTTGGAGGATCAAATCAAACACTAAATGGCTAAAAGAAGGTGATAGAAATACCTCTTTTTTCATTAGTAATGCTTCTACAAGAAGACGTCACAACAGAATTAGGCAACTCTACATTGGAAGTGAATTGGTGTCTGACAGAATCAAGTTGCAAACACATATAGTGGATTACTATAAAAATCTCTTTACTGAAGAAGAGATAATAAAACCTGACTTGGTGGGTATTGAGTTTAATAGCATTACTCACATGGAAGCTGAAACCATAGATGCTGATTTTTCTGAAGAAGAGGTTATTCAAGCTATAAGAGATCTAGGCAATGATAAGGCTCTGGGTCCGGATGGGTTCCCTATCATGTTCTTTCAGAAGTGTTGGCATTTCATCAAGGAGGATATTATGGGAACTGTGAATTAA